A region of Hyalangium minutum DNA encodes the following proteins:
- a CDS encoding cupin-like domain-containing protein: MPVREWIAENLALGVPREALLSSLVQGGLAPEVARAELEAAAAHPAVRGASRHLARRAHLRALLDTYSALYRQSQAGQGVERRAQLAPAEFFERYYFQNRPVVIEGLLEDWPALRRWSPGFFADRFGDAQVEVMAGRDAEAQPDLHVSRLRTSLSMREYAARIEATQESNDIYMVARNSLLKREAFQPLLEDIRAPKGFIRPDIHVPDSVHLWFGPAGTWAALHHDHLNVLFCQVLGRKRFRLIPSFELPRAYNHQGLYSAVDPRTPDPARFPEFQHATVLDFVVGPGDALLIPVGWWHAVHALDVSISVTFVSFDLPERNTYWRNCWIGPDPDSEGAAMRKVETP; the protein is encoded by the coding sequence ATGCCGGTGCGTGAGTGGATCGCCGAGAACCTCGCCCTGGGCGTCCCCCGGGAGGCGTTGCTCTCCTCGCTGGTCCAGGGGGGCTTGGCGCCTGAGGTAGCGCGCGCGGAGTTGGAAGCCGCCGCGGCCCACCCCGCGGTGCGCGGGGCCTCGCGTCACCTCGCGCGCCGGGCGCACCTGAGAGCCCTCCTGGACACCTACAGCGCGCTCTACCGGCAGTCCCAAGCGGGACAGGGTGTCGAGCGCCGAGCCCAGCTCGCCCCCGCCGAGTTCTTCGAGCGCTACTACTTCCAGAATCGGCCCGTGGTCATCGAAGGACTGCTCGAGGACTGGCCAGCGCTGCGGCGCTGGTCGCCCGGGTTCTTCGCGGACCGCTTCGGAGACGCGCAGGTCGAGGTGATGGCCGGGCGGGATGCGGAGGCCCAGCCGGATCTCCACGTCTCCCGCCTGAGGACCTCCCTGTCGATGCGCGAGTACGCCGCGCGGATCGAAGCCACCCAAGAGTCGAACGACATCTACATGGTGGCGCGTAACAGCCTGCTGAAGCGCGAGGCGTTCCAGCCCTTGCTGGAGGACATCCGAGCGCCGAAGGGCTTCATCCGTCCCGACATCCACGTCCCCGACAGCGTCCACCTGTGGTTCGGCCCGGCGGGAACCTGGGCCGCCCTGCATCACGACCACCTCAACGTGCTCTTCTGCCAGGTGCTCGGACGCAAGCGCTTCCGGCTCATCCCCTCCTTCGAGTTGCCTCGCGCCTACAACCACCAGGGGCTGTACAGCGCCGTGGATCCCCGGACGCCGGATCCCGCACGCTTCCCCGAGTTCCAGCACGCCACGGTGCTGGACTTCGTGGTGGGCCCGGGCGATGCGCTGTTGATTCCCGTGGGGTGGTGGCATGCCGTGCACGCCCTGGATGTGAGCATCTCCGTGACGTTCGTGAGCTTTGATTTGCCCGAGCGGAACACGTACTGGCGCAACTGCTGGATCGGCCCGGACCCGGACAGCGAGGGCGCGGCCATGAGAAAGGTGGAGACTCCATGA